A single Haloglycomyces albus DSM 45210 DNA region contains:
- a CDS encoding 5-(carboxyamino)imidazole ribonucleotide synthase — MDQNTQLPTVGMIGAGQLARMTHQAAIALGQSLHVLATDPKESAAVVTPYTEIGDWTNADDLKRFARDKTVVTFDHEHVPQDVLNALQESNVAMEPRPEALLYAQDKQAMRQRLGKLGLPMPRWSPVDSISDVNAFGYPCVLKAAAGGYDGKGVWMVKDSTEAEEVLAGGVRLIAEERVALLGEVAIQIARTPSGDIRFYPLVETVQRDGICVATIAPARINETEERQAREIAATVAEDLGVTGTMAVELFHTKDGLLVNELAMRPHNSGHWTIEGATTSQFEQHLRAVLDYPLGETNMTAPVVVMANILGGPEGGPRLDERVQQLMHDDPGARLHLYGKSIRPGRKIGHVTVSGSDLDTTRKRALRAAQWIREGH, encoded by the coding sequence GTGGATCAGAACACTCAGCTTCCAACCGTCGGAATGATCGGCGCGGGACAGCTCGCCCGCATGACGCACCAGGCCGCCATCGCACTGGGCCAGAGCCTCCATGTGCTCGCCACCGATCCAAAGGAGTCGGCCGCCGTGGTCACCCCGTACACCGAAATCGGGGATTGGACGAACGCGGACGACCTGAAAAGGTTCGCGCGCGACAAGACAGTGGTCACCTTCGACCACGAACATGTACCGCAGGACGTACTCAACGCGCTCCAAGAGTCCAACGTAGCAATGGAGCCCAGACCGGAAGCCCTGTTGTACGCACAGGACAAACAGGCGATGCGCCAACGCCTGGGAAAGCTCGGCCTACCCATGCCACGCTGGTCGCCGGTGGACTCCATCAGCGACGTCAACGCCTTCGGCTACCCCTGCGTTCTCAAGGCCGCCGCGGGGGGCTACGACGGCAAGGGCGTCTGGATGGTCAAGGACTCCACCGAGGCCGAGGAGGTCTTGGCCGGCGGAGTTCGCCTCATCGCGGAGGAAAGAGTCGCCCTCTTGGGAGAGGTCGCCATTCAAATCGCCCGTACGCCCAGCGGAGACATTCGGTTCTACCCCTTGGTGGAAACCGTACAACGCGACGGGATCTGCGTGGCGACCATAGCGCCGGCCCGAATCAACGAGACCGAAGAGCGTCAAGCCCGCGAGATCGCCGCCACCGTCGCCGAAGACCTCGGGGTGACTGGAACGATGGCGGTGGAGCTCTTCCACACGAAGGACGGCCTCCTGGTCAACGAACTGGCCATGCGCCCCCACAATTCCGGTCACTGGACGATCGAGGGAGCGACCACCTCGCAGTTCGAACAACACCTTCGGGCGGTACTCGACTACCCTCTGGGCGAAACGAACATGACCGCACCCGTCGTCGTCATGGCCAATATCCTGGGCGGACCGGAAGGCGGCCCCCGCCTCGACGAACGGGTTCAGCAGCTCATGCACGACGATCCCGGGGCACGCCTGCACCTGTACGGGAAGTCCATTCGCCCCGGCCGGAAGATCGGCCACGTCACCGTATCCGGCAGCGATCTCGATACCACCCGCAAACGTGCCCTGCGCGCGGCGCAATGGATTCGCGAAGGCCACTAG
- a CDS encoding alpha-hydroxy acid oxidase, producing the protein MQTSQFHTIADVEAASRHAMPRPAWDYISGGAGDEVTMRANRDVFEERRFLPRMLREVSTIDSATTVLGAPSSMPFAVAPMAYQKLAHPDGELATARAAREQGVPFHLATMSSIAMETVVETPGEYVFQLYWLRDRDLMAQMLNSAETFGCRAVVLTVDAPVLGQRVRDTRHDFSLPDDVHAANLMDEEESGNLKESIDLSFDSSLKWDDLAWIRENCSLPLIVKGILHPDDARAAVDHGASAIVVSNHGGRQLDQAVSSLEVLPVIREAVGPDFEIVLDSGIRSGRDVLLALARGADSVLIGRPILWGLAAAGEAGVNRVLELLGTQLTDAMAQAGARTVAEAKNVHVW; encoded by the coding sequence ATGCAGACGTCGCAATTTCACACGATAGCCGATGTGGAGGCGGCCTCGCGGCACGCGATGCCTCGACCGGCATGGGACTACATCAGTGGTGGAGCCGGCGATGAGGTCACCATGCGCGCTAATCGGGACGTTTTCGAGGAACGCCGTTTCCTTCCGCGCATGCTGCGCGAAGTGTCCACCATCGATTCCGCCACCACGGTACTGGGTGCCCCTTCGTCGATGCCGTTTGCGGTCGCACCGATGGCCTATCAGAAACTCGCCCATCCCGACGGCGAACTGGCGACGGCGCGTGCCGCCCGCGAACAGGGCGTCCCCTTCCATTTGGCCACCATGAGCAGTATCGCCATGGAGACGGTGGTAGAGACGCCGGGCGAGTACGTGTTTCAGTTGTACTGGCTGCGTGATCGTGATCTTATGGCCCAGATGCTCAACAGTGCCGAAACGTTCGGGTGTCGTGCCGTGGTTCTGACCGTGGACGCTCCCGTTCTGGGACAAAGAGTTCGGGACACGAGGCACGACTTCAGCCTGCCCGACGACGTCCATGCGGCGAATCTGATGGACGAGGAGGAATCGGGCAACCTCAAGGAGTCGATCGACTTGAGTTTCGATTCCTCCCTGAAGTGGGACGACCTCGCCTGGATTCGGGAAAACTGTTCCCTTCCCTTGATCGTCAAGGGGATTTTGCATCCCGACGACGCGCGTGCGGCGGTCGATCACGGGGCCTCGGCGATCGTGGTGTCCAATCACGGCGGTCGCCAACTCGATCAGGCCGTATCCAGTCTGGAGGTCCTTCCGGTGATTCGGGAGGCGGTCGGTCCTGATTTCGAGATCGTCTTGGACAGTGGAATTCGCTCGGGGCGTGACGTCCTATTGGCTCTGGCGCGCGGTGCCGATTCGGTGCTCATCGGACGTCCGATCCTATGGGGCTTGGCAGCGGCCGGTGAAGCGGGGGTCAACCGCGTCCTCGAACTGTTGGGGACGCAGCTGACCGATGCGATGGCGCAAGCGGGCGCTCGTACCGTGGCCGAAGCCAAGAACGTTCACGTCTGGTAA
- the purE gene encoding 5-(carboxyamino)imidazole ribonucleotide mutase: MEKARVGIIMGSDSDWPTMEAATTELQRFNIPYEVRVVSAHRTPHSMLTYAESAASRGVQAIIAGAGGAAHLPGMVAAATPLPVIGVPVPLKHLDGMDSLLSIVQMPSGVPVATVSIGNAQNAGLLAVRILGATDETLRNRMASYQVDLERMVTEKNSRLQYRLAHGGDDNG, translated from the coding sequence ATGGAGAAGGCGCGCGTCGGCATCATCATGGGTTCCGATTCCGATTGGCCCACGATGGAAGCCGCCACCACAGAGCTGCAACGCTTCAACATTCCTTATGAGGTGCGGGTCGTATCGGCGCACCGCACTCCCCATTCTATGCTCACCTACGCCGAAAGCGCCGCCTCGCGAGGCGTCCAAGCCATCATCGCCGGTGCCGGAGGCGCGGCGCACCTGCCCGGAATGGTCGCGGCGGCAACCCCCTTGCCGGTCATCGGAGTTCCCGTACCACTCAAACACCTCGACGGAATGGATTCACTTCTGTCGATCGTGCAGATGCCTTCCGGCGTGCCGGTTGCGACCGTATCGATCGGGAACGCGCAGAACGCCGGTCTTCTGGCGGTTCGTATCCTGGGTGCCACCGACGAAACTCTACGCAACCGTATGGCCTCGTATCAGGTCGACCTGGAACGCATGGTGACGGAGAAAAACTCCCGCCTGCAGTACCGCTTGGCACACGGCGGGGACGATAACGGCTAG
- a CDS encoding adenylate/guanylate cyclase domain-containing protein: MICPFCSTPTIPAARYCHQCGAPLSPEASAPSTERRYVTVLFADLSDFTTWSEGQDPERVSSVTDRLLAECVNSVNTFGGHVDKLTGDGLMAVFGAPLSHEDDAERAVRAAAAMQKRVRKLLKVESGGGLPIGLRIGLRTGLVVSGMQASLEYTVIGDTVNTAARICDKATTGTIWAGATTIQATRHMAVWRKLQPVRLKGKRAETEVYQLLGLEDEPGTRASLGDTAPFIGREAELGRVAGRLDTVRDRREPLVVIHTAEAGMGKTRFAREIRTLATERGVRTLSIRSAPYGEARRFGPLADLVRKAAGLSFDMDRTSARNKLRRITADSSTPVNLEVLLGLLGHRHSPDDSGPGGFIGDKSEAQLVPITVANLLTAIAETGPMALILDDLHTATDEGLDALGTALSRIEGPVLTMIFGRPELTRMRPPRTPGHGRDAGPATRVSPLLAHISEAEVYPLPPLNGSEAARLLTAFLDGGKLPKRDEEKLLGFAQGNPYYLAELITLLTEQDLLVAGDDEWHLAVGSLTGKVLSRDLAQVLGARIDALGSAARSLLRASSVFGDAIGPEATELLRKELGSDFDGALQELLDRRMLRRRSYGGYRFVTPLLREAAYTPIGKADAAHAHAEIARWAATMELDGQSADDLVVHHAKQAAELAGDLEIERADEVWDVVPLALEAVHQQALRAMNSSEPDRAIGLLDGIEKLHPLGPNDRLLRARALARLGRVEQAEAEIDALAENVGLSLSHPQSQPQETDANLTAQLLLLRGRIQRYLGELEAARSTWQAALDIAKREQLPGPRCDAECRLGMLDFLGGRLSEAEEHFHSAYEVADEADDERREAWALQHRAWADTARGDFSRAEDALRRAAKIFARNHDQVGRAWVRGANAFTLLLAGRYGDAKRLAETFLPIGERAGDLFAVGLLRAIHAAALVELGEGEGADQEAREAFADFHRINDDWGKGFATLVRALIADRFGARDEALELSQQAETFGALTGQALLVGLSHIIRGRTLLEAGDISGAQSIARDTLQRISPTEVRDNARAAASALLADTFAAQGDVPAALAELEPLVQQWEEPSLGWPRNRIVARYAQLLDDLGDFEEGRYWAEKTLEAAGEDDQANRWATERLNADRR; the protein is encoded by the coding sequence GTGATTTGTCCATTCTGTTCGACGCCGACCATTCCCGCGGCCCGGTATTGCCACCAATGCGGAGCTCCACTGTCCCCCGAAGCCTCCGCTCCCTCCACCGAACGACGCTATGTCACGGTGCTCTTCGCCGATCTGTCGGATTTCACCACCTGGTCCGAAGGACAGGATCCCGAACGGGTTTCCAGCGTGACCGACCGATTGTTGGCCGAATGCGTCAATTCCGTCAACACTTTCGGCGGGCACGTCGACAAGCTCACCGGCGACGGACTCATGGCGGTGTTCGGAGCACCTCTAAGCCACGAAGACGACGCCGAACGTGCCGTCCGAGCGGCGGCCGCCATGCAGAAGCGTGTCCGGAAACTGCTGAAGGTCGAGTCCGGCGGCGGTCTGCCGATCGGACTGCGTATCGGCCTGCGCACCGGGCTGGTGGTATCGGGAATGCAGGCCAGCCTCGAATACACCGTCATCGGGGACACGGTCAACACGGCTGCCCGCATTTGCGACAAGGCCACTACCGGAACCATCTGGGCGGGCGCGACCACGATTCAGGCCACCCGGCACATGGCCGTATGGCGTAAACTCCAACCGGTCCGCCTCAAAGGTAAACGCGCCGAAACCGAGGTGTATCAGCTGCTGGGACTGGAAGACGAGCCGGGAACCCGCGCGTCGCTCGGTGACACCGCACCGTTCATCGGCCGTGAAGCGGAGCTCGGTCGCGTCGCGGGCCGCTTGGACACCGTCCGGGACCGCCGTGAACCACTGGTGGTCATCCACACGGCCGAAGCCGGAATGGGCAAGACCCGATTCGCCCGCGAAATTCGCACCTTGGCCACCGAACGCGGAGTCCGTACCCTCTCCATTCGCTCGGCACCGTACGGCGAGGCACGCCGATTCGGCCCGCTGGCCGACCTGGTGCGCAAGGCCGCGGGTCTGTCGTTCGACATGGACCGCACCAGCGCGCGCAATAAACTGCGTCGGATTACCGCCGACAGTTCCACCCCGGTCAACCTGGAAGTGTTGCTCGGCCTCCTGGGACACCGCCACAGCCCCGACGACTCGGGGCCGGGCGGGTTCATCGGCGACAAATCCGAGGCACAGCTCGTCCCGATCACCGTGGCGAACCTGTTGACCGCCATCGCCGAGACCGGCCCCATGGCGCTGATACTCGACGACCTGCACACCGCCACCGACGAAGGACTCGACGCGCTCGGCACCGCCCTCAGCCGCATCGAGGGTCCGGTACTGACCATGATCTTCGGGCGTCCCGAACTCACCCGGATGCGTCCACCCCGCACACCCGGGCACGGGCGCGACGCCGGTCCGGCAACGCGGGTATCGCCCCTGCTGGCTCACATATCCGAAGCCGAGGTGTATCCGCTTCCGCCCCTGAACGGTTCAGAGGCCGCCCGGCTGCTGACGGCCTTCCTCGACGGCGGGAAACTTCCCAAACGCGACGAGGAGAAACTCCTCGGATTCGCCCAGGGAAACCCGTACTACCTGGCCGAACTCATCACGCTTCTCACCGAGCAGGACCTGTTGGTGGCGGGCGACGACGAGTGGCACCTCGCGGTCGGGTCCCTCACCGGCAAGGTACTGTCCCGTGACCTTGCCCAGGTGCTGGGCGCTCGGATCGACGCACTCGGCTCTGCGGCGCGATCCCTCCTGCGCGCGTCCTCGGTCTTCGGCGACGCCATCGGCCCGGAAGCGACCGAACTGCTGCGCAAAGAGTTGGGTTCCGATTTCGACGGCGCTCTGCAGGAGCTCCTGGATCGACGCATGCTGCGCCGCCGCTCCTACGGCGGGTACCGTTTCGTCACGCCATTGCTGCGCGAGGCCGCCTACACTCCGATCGGGAAAGCCGACGCCGCTCACGCGCACGCCGAGATCGCACGGTGGGCGGCGACCATGGAACTTGACGGCCAAAGCGCCGACGACCTCGTGGTCCACCACGCCAAACAAGCGGCGGAACTGGCCGGTGACTTGGAAATCGAGCGGGCCGACGAAGTATGGGACGTGGTTCCCTTGGCCCTCGAAGCCGTCCACCAGCAGGCTCTACGGGCCATGAACAGCTCCGAGCCCGACCGGGCGATCGGGTTGCTGGACGGGATCGAAAAACTGCACCCCTTGGGGCCCAACGACCGTCTCCTGCGCGCTCGCGCCTTGGCACGTCTGGGTCGGGTGGAGCAGGCCGAAGCGGAAATCGACGCTTTGGCCGAGAACGTCGGGCTGTCGTTGAGCCATCCGCAGTCGCAGCCGCAGGAGACCGACGCGAATCTCACCGCGCAGCTTTTGCTGTTGCGCGGTCGTATTCAACGGTACTTGGGGGAACTGGAAGCGGCCCGATCGACCTGGCAGGCGGCCTTGGACATCGCCAAACGCGAGCAGTTGCCCGGACCGCGTTGCGACGCTGAATGTCGGCTCGGCATGTTGGACTTCCTCGGTGGTCGCCTGTCGGAGGCCGAGGAGCACTTCCATTCGGCCTACGAGGTGGCCGACGAGGCCGATGACGAGCGCCGCGAGGCGTGGGCTCTGCAACATCGTGCGTGGGCGGACACGGCCCGAGGGGACTTCTCCCGGGCCGAGGACGCCCTGCGCCGCGCCGCCAAGATCTTCGCCCGCAACCACGATCAGGTGGGACGAGCCTGGGTACGCGGTGCCAATGCGTTCACTCTGCTGCTGGCCGGCCGTTACGGCGACGCCAAACGCTTGGCCGAGACCTTCCTTCCGATCGGGGAAAGAGCCGGGGACCTCTTCGCAGTCGGATTGCTGCGGGCGATACACGCCGCCGCACTCGTCGAATTGGGTGAAGGAGAAGGAGCCGACCAAGAGGCGCGGGAGGCCTTCGCCGATTTCCACCGCATCAACGACGACTGGGGCAAAGGCTTCGCCACTTTGGTGCGTGCCTTGATCGCCGATCGATTCGGCGCTCGCGACGAAGCATTGGAACTGTCGCAGCAGGCTGAGACGTTCGGGGCCTTGACCGGACAGGCCTTGCTGGTGGGACTGTCCCACATCATTCGCGGACGCACGCTGCTGGAGGCGGGTGACATCAGCGGCGCACAGTCCATCGCACGCGACACGCTGCAACGCATCTCACCGACCGAAGTCCGCGACAACGCTCGGGCGGCGGCCAGTGCCCTATTGGCCGATACCTTTGCCGCCCAAGGAGACGTTCCAGCGGCACTGGCGGAGTTGGAGCCGTTGGTGCAGCAGTGGGAGGAACCGTCGTTGGGTTGGCCCCGCAATCGCATCGTCGCACGATACGCCCAACTACTGGATGATCTGGGAGATTTTGAGGAAGGGCGTTACTGGGCGGAAAAGACGTTGGAGGCGGCCGGGGAGGACGACCAGGCCAACCGCTGGGCCACCGAACGTCTGAACGCCGACCGTCGGTGA
- a CDS encoding HAD-IA family hydrolase, which yields MVLLDFQAVLFDLDGTLVNSQPAIERSVRRWAAEHGLDEEYVLARAEGRQDADLVAEVAPDQDIEREAARIAELEAADTTAVHAVVGARRLLDSLPHDRWAIVTSGTYEVASARLRAAGLPRPEVFLTADVVQHGKPHPSGYLTAADRLGFTPEECLIFEDTATGVKASVAAGIRCVGVGDDVRPAQGSETVASISDFTSVELRHGDNAWQLVLG from the coding sequence GTGGTCCTCCTCGACTTTCAAGCCGTCCTGTTCGACCTGGACGGCACCTTGGTGAACTCACAACCGGCCATCGAACGTTCCGTACGGCGGTGGGCGGCCGAACACGGTCTTGACGAGGAGTACGTGCTGGCACGCGCGGAAGGGCGACAGGATGCCGACCTGGTGGCCGAGGTCGCCCCGGACCAGGACATCGAACGCGAAGCCGCACGCATCGCGGAGTTGGAGGCGGCGGATACGACGGCCGTCCACGCCGTAGTGGGCGCGCGTCGACTGCTCGACTCACTTCCGCACGACCGCTGGGCCATCGTGACGTCGGGGACCTACGAGGTCGCGAGCGCCCGCTTGCGGGCCGCCGGATTGCCACGGCCCGAGGTGTTTTTGACCGCCGACGTCGTCCAGCACGGTAAGCCCCACCCGAGTGGCTACCTGACCGCCGCGGATCGTTTGGGGTTCACGCCCGAGGAATGTCTGATTTTTGAAGACACTGCCACCGGGGTCAAGGCGTCCGTCGCCGCGGGGATCCGATGTGTCGGGGTCGGTGACGACGTGCGGCCGGCACAGGGCAGCGAGACGGTGGCCTCCATTTCGGATTTCACCTCCGTTGAACTGCGGCACGGTGACAACGCGTGGCAGTTGGTTCTCGGCTAG
- a CDS encoding serine/threonine-protein kinase, with the protein MGAQFESHPPHRRAASAEETPEYLLQGHEELGNFQPLATGAYSRVWAAESAHLRRRVAVKIERRQLTDARQRDRFHHTMAQARVVSQHPCIIPIYSAGVANGGHPYVIMELCPTNAAQALRTVGPLDPSAVLKLGIRVADALVEIHSQGLVHGDVKPANILVNENREALLTDLGFATDNPDGSTGPVSVTATPAFAAREVFEHGQITSAADVYSLAASLYTLLNGTPPRFPEQGVSDINEVQALFSQPIPNIPGVSPLLTEMLKTGLIDNPAGRPTAEYFRDSLSSIPEESTGVLPVVETSQQFLSPPLQGTFSAFASAPAPIDNQPDAELAPQDGHGANVDQTHLIPTLHNGHQSAADVEEEADTERLPLPRKQYGEPSPQAAAPWGDVPGNMAVPPETPNSGLQQETPGPDVVDVQLNELDRRAVNEHDDRLPAPLAEKSVSPTDTGGITRRERRLRERGGSTSDMGRLIGLVTVGVLVLAGLGVGGYFLFRSEPTRDLEKESQAEDYVAECTLTADGASCVEEPVCFDGDPGDGFSPVSCDASHQWEAYAQGPLPEGVTDMAEAQSNDLIQGLCIDGQREDGPLQELVGAERIDWTTAVHLPDNGTFQCIAGNAEGENVTGSQFSRANSD; encoded by the coding sequence ATGGGCGCCCAGTTTGAATCTCATCCTCCTCACCGTCGTGCCGCGAGTGCCGAGGAGACACCCGAATACCTCCTGCAAGGGCATGAAGAGCTGGGGAACTTCCAGCCCTTGGCCACCGGAGCCTATTCACGGGTCTGGGCGGCCGAGTCAGCGCATCTGCGGCGCCGAGTGGCGGTCAAGATCGAGCGGCGGCAGTTGACCGACGCTCGGCAACGGGACCGTTTTCACCACACCATGGCTCAGGCACGAGTCGTATCCCAGCACCCCTGCATCATTCCGATCTATTCGGCCGGTGTCGCCAACGGCGGTCACCCGTACGTCATCATGGAACTCTGTCCCACCAACGCCGCACAGGCCTTGCGGACCGTCGGGCCGTTGGATCCCTCGGCGGTATTGAAGCTGGGAATCAGAGTCGCGGACGCGTTGGTGGAGATTCACTCCCAGGGCCTGGTCCACGGTGATGTGAAGCCGGCCAATATCTTGGTCAATGAGAATCGGGAAGCGCTGCTGACCGACCTCGGATTCGCGACCGACAATCCAGACGGATCGACCGGACCCGTCTCGGTCACCGCCACCCCCGCCTTCGCCGCGCGTGAAGTTTTTGAACACGGCCAAATCACTTCCGCGGCCGATGTGTACTCCTTGGCCGCGTCGCTCTACACCCTGCTGAACGGAACGCCACCGCGCTTTCCGGAACAAGGCGTATCGGACATCAACGAAGTACAAGCGCTCTTTTCTCAACCGATCCCCAATATCCCGGGCGTCTCCCCACTCCTCACCGAGATGTTGAAAACGGGTCTGATCGACAATCCGGCGGGGCGACCCACCGCCGAATACTTCAGAGACTCGCTCTCCTCCATTCCAGAGGAGTCCACCGGCGTGCTGCCGGTGGTGGAGACGAGTCAGCAATTCCTATCGCCCCCTCTGCAGGGAACCTTCTCCGCGTTCGCCTCCGCTCCCGCCCCGATCGACAACCAACCGGACGCCGAACTCGCACCGCAGGACGGCCATGGAGCGAATGTCGACCAGACGCACCTGATCCCCACACTCCATAATGGGCATCAATCGGCAGCGGACGTTGAAGAAGAAGCCGATACCGAACGGCTTCCCTTGCCTCGTAAGCAATACGGTGAACCGTCGCCTCAGGCGGCGGCTCCGTGGGGCGACGTTCCCGGCAACATGGCCGTCCCGCCCGAAACACCGAACTCGGGGCTACAGCAGGAGACACCCGGCCCCGACGTCGTCGACGTACAGCTCAATGAGCTGGATCGCCGCGCCGTCAACGAACACGACGACCGTCTGCCCGCTCCGTTGGCGGAAAAATCCGTGAGCCCGACCGATACCGGAGGCATCACCCGACGGGAACGGCGACTGCGTGAGCGGGGCGGTTCCACCTCCGACATGGGACGACTGATCGGTTTGGTCACCGTCGGAGTCCTGGTTCTCGCGGGGTTGGGAGTCGGAGGTTATTTCCTGTTCCGCAGCGAACCGACTCGTGACCTGGAAAAGGAAAGCCAGGCCGAGGACTACGTCGCCGAATGCACCTTGACGGCCGACGGAGCCTCTTGTGTGGAAGAACCCGTCTGTTTCGACGGCGACCCCGGGGACGGATTCTCCCCGGTCTCCTGCGACGCCTCACATCAATGGGAGGCCTACGCCCAGGGACCGTTGCCCGAAGGCGTGACCGATATGGCGGAGGCACAGTCCAACGACCTCATCCAGGGACTCTGTATTGACGGGCAGAGGGAAGACGGGCCGCTGCAGGAATTGGTCGGTGCCGAACGCATCGACTGGACGACCGCCGTCCATCTGCCGGACAACGGCACCTTCCAGTGCATCGCCGGCAATGCGGAAGGGGAGAACGTGACCGGCAGCCAGTTCTCCCGAGCGAACTCCGATTAA
- the glp gene encoding gephyrin-like molybdotransferase Glp, protein MTETEGSTTFAEFLAHSLSKVRPLPATDIDLIQATGSVLATDVSAPAPLPAFDYAAIDGYAANADDILGATEDHSVGLKVLGDLSAASWRPVRLVPNTCFAVAAGAPLPIGANVVVPLSWTDEGMATVEVRRTPKRGHGVQYTGTERGDGSILAQSGRRMTPQLIALLAASGLADVTVRPTPRVVVIATGDELVDTGRPSQPGQVIDVNSHLVTAGASEAGAHAYRVGICDDEPEALRNVLDDQVLRADFVITTGGTSTGPGDMVRRTLSRDRTVDFPGLSIYQCESLGFGTIGPEEIPILCLPGNPVSASLGFEILARPIILRLAGAEPVFRPSVRANLTEAITSPLGRREFRPVKVTERRGGGYTVTPLGMQSYTLSGFAEATGLMAVGENASTVPAGSTVDVMLLDRHR, encoded by the coding sequence ATGACTGAGACAGAAGGAAGCACTACATTCGCGGAATTCCTCGCCCACAGCCTCTCCAAGGTCCGTCCGCTTCCCGCTACCGATATCGACCTCATCCAGGCCACCGGGTCCGTACTCGCCACCGACGTATCGGCCCCCGCACCACTACCGGCGTTCGATTACGCCGCAATCGACGGGTACGCCGCCAACGCCGATGATATTCTGGGCGCCACCGAGGACCACTCGGTGGGTCTCAAAGTGCTCGGTGACCTCTCCGCCGCCTCGTGGCGACCGGTCCGTCTGGTCCCCAACACCTGCTTTGCCGTCGCTGCCGGTGCTCCCCTTCCCATCGGCGCGAACGTGGTGGTACCACTGTCGTGGACGGACGAAGGCATGGCCACCGTCGAAGTCCGCCGGACTCCCAAACGTGGTCACGGAGTCCAATACACCGGCACCGAACGCGGCGACGGGTCGATTCTGGCGCAGTCCGGCCGTCGCATGACTCCACAACTCATCGCCCTCTTGGCCGCGTCCGGTCTGGCCGACGTCACCGTTCGCCCCACACCACGCGTGGTCGTCATCGCCACGGGAGACGAATTGGTCGACACCGGTCGTCCCAGCCAGCCCGGCCAAGTCATCGACGTCAACTCGCACCTGGTGACGGCGGGCGCCTCCGAAGCGGGTGCGCACGCCTACCGAGTCGGAATCTGCGACGACGAACCCGAAGCGCTCCGCAACGTCCTCGACGACCAGGTCCTGCGGGCCGACTTCGTGATCACCACCGGGGGTACGTCAACGGGACCGGGCGACATGGTCCGTCGGACACTGTCGCGCGACCGCACCGTGGATTTTCCCGGACTGTCGATCTACCAATGCGAAAGCCTGGGATTCGGAACCATCGGACCGGAAGAGATCCCCATCCTCTGCCTTCCCGGCAACCCGGTATCGGCAAGTCTGGGGTTTGAAATCCTCGCCCGTCCCATCATCCTGCGCCTGGCCGGTGCCGAACCGGTATTTCGTCCCAGCGTCCGGGCCAACCTGACCGAGGCCATCACCTCCCCGCTCGGCCGACGAGAGTTCCGCCCTGTCAAGGTCACCGAACGCCGAGGTGGAGGATACACCGTCACTCCGCTTGGGATGCAATCGTATACACTAAGTGGATTCGCCGAAGCGACCGGACTGATGGCCGTCGGCGAAAACGCCTCGACCGTCCCGGCCGGATCGACCGTGGACGTCATGCTTCTTGACAGACATCGGTGA
- a CDS encoding GNAT family N-acetyltransferase — MKNPGWPAVLTDGDVTLRPFRRGDGPRWSRLRRDNEQWLAPWEPSPRLNWYDAHSPASYRFVYKSYKKSARQGTSWPWAVCYRNELVGGLTIGNIIRRASGNAFAGYWIDSGHAGLGITTTALALSIDHALTVGLLHRIEVNIRPENIPSNRVVEKLGLRREGLHERFLYIAGAWRDHYGYAITAEEISSQSLLDRLKSHRRRTSP; from the coding sequence ATGAAGAATCCTGGTTGGCCCGCCGTACTGACCGACGGCGACGTCACCCTTCGTCCGTTTCGTCGCGGCGACGGGCCACGTTGGTCCCGACTTCGCCGAGACAATGAACAATGGCTTGCCCCATGGGAGCCCAGCCCCAGGCTCAACTGGTACGACGCGCACTCCCCCGCCTCGTACCGTTTCGTCTACAAGTCGTACAAGAAAAGCGCCCGGCAAGGCACCAGTTGGCCGTGGGCGGTCTGCTATCGTAATGAACTCGTCGGCGGACTCACCATCGGCAACATCATCCGGCGGGCCTCCGGAAACGCCTTCGCCGGCTACTGGATCGACAGTGGCCACGCCGGACTGGGCATCACCACCACGGCATTGGCACTCTCGATCGACCATGCCCTCACCGTGGGGCTCCTGCACCGCATCGAAGTCAACATTCGCCCCGAGAACATCCCCTCCAATCGGGTGGTGGAAAAGCTCGGACTGCGTCGTGAAGGACTCCACGAACGCTTCCTCTACATTGCGGGGGCCTGGCGTGACCACTATGGATACGCCATTACGGCCGAAGAAATCAGCTCCCAAAGTCTGCTCGACCGACTCAAAAGCCACCGACGACGCACGTCACCTTGA